GGAGGCTCAAGAAGCTCGTGAGAATATATGAAAGCATGGACGCCGAGCAAGCGGCGGCTATCCTCGCAAAGCTAAATGACAATGAAGCTGTTGCCATCTTGAGCTTAATGAAGACAGACTCCGCGGCGCAAGTGCTCGCCGCTATGGACGCCAAACGAGCGGCTAACTTAAGTAAAATGCTGGGGTTACATGACCAGTAACGATAGAGAACAAACGAAAGGAGGTGACACGATGAACATTCTAGATATTCAGATGACGCAAACCCTCATAGCGCAAACTCAGGGCTCAGGCGGTACAGGGTCAACGCAGACCGGTGAAGGCGATGTGTTTAGCGCTCTCTTTGGGGACATCGTAGCCCAGCTGCAAGGCGGCTTACCGGGCAGCGGTCAGAATGCGTCCCTCATGAGTATCTTGGCCGGCTTGTCCAACCAGGGCAATCTTACTCAGCAAACGCAGCTGTTATCGGCGGGGGCCGGTCAACTTGCAGGGCTTACTTCGACAGAGCTTAATGGCCTCAATAGTATGTCGGGGCTTCTGGCGATGCTCGGCCAGAAACTTGCAGGTATGATGTCGCAACTTCTTGCAGGCAATCAGCAGACCGGCACAACGGCCGCTACGATATCCGATATGGCGCCGCTTCTCGATACCATTATTTCGAGTTTGAGTACACCGCAAAGCTCGCAAGCCGATACAATGCTGGCCAAGCTGTTCGTAGAGGTTAAAGAACTACTTAAAGATGGCGGTTTGCAGGATGGCCTTAAAGGCCTAGCCGAAAATCTGCCTGAAGAGCTCAAGCTCAAGATAAGCCTGCAGTCAAGCGACACCAACGCGCTCTCAAAAGACGACCTCAACCTACTCTACAGTAAGCTTATTGCAGACCTTCTTGCCGTGGCCCAATCGCAAAGCGTAAACGCCGATAGCGGCCCTACGACCGCGTTAGGCACCAATCAGGAAACACTCACCGGGCTCATTATGGCGAAACTAGGGGCGCTACAGGGCGTGATAACGCCTACAACTGGCGGTGATATGGCTAATACCGCACAGCCAAAAGCCTCGCAAGCGGTCACTTCGGATGTCATTACGGGCGGAGAGCCAGGGGGTATCGTTCTCCAGCAACCGGTGGCCACCGATGCCGGTATGAATGACGCGCAAGCAGGTACATCCGATGCCAAACCTAGCAGCGAGCAAACCGCTCCTGCGGCACAGCATGCCGGTGCCAAGCGTACGCTCAGCGATTTCGGAATGCAGGCGCAAGCTGCACGGGACAAAGCGCATGCCGACGCGCCTCAGGGTTCGGCCGCAGGCGACACCGATAAGGTTGCCGAGACGACGGTAAAACAGCCCCTGTATAGCGTAACGACCACCGATGTATCGAGCGCAGCGGGATTAGCGGATTCGAGCACAAGCGCCGTATCAAACACCCAAAAGCCGGCATTCGTACAAATGGTCAATCCCGACCAAATACTCAAACAAATCATTGAAAAATTCGATGTACTGGTGGCTGATGGCAGGAGCGAAGCAAGGATCGAGCTTAAGCCGAAATACTTGGGTGAGCTTAAGATCCACCTGATCATGGAAGGTGGCGCGATGAAGGCGTATCTTGAAGCACCATCGCACCAGATAAAGCAGATTCTCGAGGCCAACCTTTCCAGTCTGAAGCAAACGCTTGAGAACCAGGGGTTGCAGGTACAGGACTTCGATGTATCTGTCGGGCAGGAGCGCAGTGGTAACAACCAACCGTTCGGCCAGTTTAACCGTCGTAGCGGTAACGGCATGGTCGAGCAAGTATCTACCGTACGAGAAGCCCAAAGCGTACAGGCTGCCTATAATCTCGATGGTTTGAGGGCGGTTAATTATCTCGCGTAAGGAGGTGACAAAAGTATGGCAACAGACGCTGTAACAGGAACAACGAATACGAGCTCAACACAAAAGACCAGGACGACGACGAACGAAGGCCAGGTAAAGCTCGGCGACAATACGGGCAAAGACAGCTTTTTAGAGCTGCTCGTTACCCAGATGCGCTATCAAGATCCGCTGTCGCCGGCAAAAGATACCGAGTACATCGCCCAGCTTGCGCAGTTCAACACGCTCGAGCAGATGCAAAACCTGAACACCACAATGGAGACGGTGTTTAAGCGCATGCAGATGAGCGAGG
This sequence is a window from Candidatus Aquicultor sp.. Protein-coding genes within it:
- a CDS encoding flagellar hook capping FlgD N-terminal domain-containing protein gives rise to the protein MATDAVTGTTNTSSTQKTRTTTNEGQVKLGDNTGKDSFLELLVTQMRYQDPLSPAKDTEYIAQLAQFNTLEQMQNLNTTMETVFKRMQMSEASNLIGWHVEANIPTGEDTNNDGTIDTATVNGLATEVKFVDGEPKLIVDGKEISLSDITRVYAATAAANSNKPDTSTATDNTTS
- a CDS encoding flagellar hook-length control protein FliK, coding for MNILDIQMTQTLIAQTQGSGGTGSTQTGEGDVFSALFGDIVAQLQGGLPGSGQNASLMSILAGLSNQGNLTQQTQLLSAGAGQLAGLTSTELNGLNSMSGLLAMLGQKLAGMMSQLLAGNQQTGTTAATISDMAPLLDTIISSLSTPQSSQADTMLAKLFVEVKELLKDGGLQDGLKGLAENLPEELKLKISLQSSDTNALSKDDLNLLYSKLIADLLAVAQSQSVNADSGPTTALGTNQETLTGLIMAKLGALQGVITPTTGGDMANTAQPKASQAVTSDVITGGEPGGIVLQQPVATDAGMNDAQAGTSDAKPSSEQTAPAAQHAGAKRTLSDFGMQAQAARDKAHADAPQGSAAGDTDKVAETTVKQPLYSVTTTDVSSAAGLADSSTSAVSNTQKPAFVQMVNPDQILKQIIEKFDVLVADGRSEARIELKPKYLGELKIHLIMEGGAMKAYLEAPSHQIKQILEANLSSLKQTLENQGLQVQDFDVSVGQERSGNNQPFGQFNRRSGNGMVEQVSTVREAQSVQAAYNLDGLRAVNYLA